A genomic window from Vicinamibacteria bacterium includes:
- a CDS encoding DEAD/DEAH box helicase, translating to MSTPFDALGLSAELLRAISEQGYVEPTPIQEQCIPPILRGSDLIGRAQTGTGKTAGFTLPMLQRLSEASAKRVPRGAVRALILTPTRELAAQVQESVKTYGRYLRSSSTVVFGGVGFFPQAKALRRGVDVLIATPGRLLDHVRQGTVDLSKVEILVLDEGDRMLDMGFIHDIRKILAELPSERQSLLFSATVSKEVRELADRFLRDPVTVQVAASRPTADTVSQLVHPVDRSRKEALLTHLIGSRDAGKTLVFCRTKRGADRLTRNLKRDGIRADAIHSNKTQGARTRTLTSFKRGNLDVLVATDIAARGLDIERLPYVVNYELPHVPEDYVHRIGRTGRAGEAGEAVSLVSSEETELLRAIQRLLSRQIPSEVIPGFEPSSHRVQPQPSRAPGFRRPHRANPERRATPPSSRKPRRRARRRRFA from the coding sequence TTGTCTACACCCTTTGATGCGCTCGGCCTGTCGGCCGAACTTCTTCGCGCCATTTCCGAACAGGGCTACGTCGAGCCCACGCCGATTCAGGAGCAATGTATACCGCCGATCCTGCGAGGGAGCGATCTCATCGGCCGCGCCCAAACGGGCACCGGAAAAACCGCGGGATTTACGTTGCCCATGCTACAGCGGCTGAGCGAGGCCTCCGCGAAACGCGTACCGCGGGGCGCCGTGCGAGCTCTCATCCTTACACCGACGCGCGAGCTCGCGGCGCAGGTCCAAGAGAGCGTGAAGACCTATGGGCGCTATCTTCGCTCGAGCTCAACCGTCGTTTTCGGCGGCGTGGGCTTCTTCCCCCAGGCGAAGGCGCTCCGTCGCGGCGTCGATGTCCTGATCGCTACGCCGGGACGCCTCCTCGATCACGTCCGACAAGGTACCGTGGATCTCAGCAAGGTCGAGATCCTCGTCCTGGACGAAGGCGACCGTATGCTCGACATGGGGTTCATCCACGATATCCGCAAGATTCTCGCGGAGCTTCCTTCCGAGCGCCAGAGCTTGCTGTTCTCCGCGACCGTGTCCAAAGAAGTTCGCGAGCTCGCGGACCGCTTCCTCCGAGACCCGGTGACGGTGCAAGTCGCCGCCAGCCGGCCGACGGCCGACACTGTGAGCCAGCTCGTCCACCCCGTCGACCGTTCACGCAAGGAGGCTCTCCTCACTCATCTCATCGGCTCGCGCGACGCGGGAAAGACACTCGTGTTCTGTCGAACCAAGCGCGGCGCCGACCGGTTGACACGCAACTTGAAGAGGGACGGCATCCGCGCCGACGCGATCCACAGCAATAAGACGCAAGGCGCGCGCACGCGTACCCTCACGAGCTTCAAGCGCGGCAACTTGGACGTCCTCGTCGCCACCGACATCGCGGCCCGAGGGCTCGACATCGAGCGTTTGCCCTACGTCGTCAACTATGAGCTTCCGCACGTCCCCGAAGATTACGTGCACCGCATCGGACGAACGGGTCGCGCGGGTGAGGCGGGCGAAGCCGTCTCTCTCGTCTCGAGCGAGGAGACCGAGCTCCTCCGCGCAATCCAGCGTTTGCTCTCCCGCCAGATTCCAAGCGAGGTGATTCCAGGATTCGAGCCCAGCTCGCACCGTGTACAACCGCAACCATCTCGCGCCCCTGGTTTCCGCCGCCCACACCGAGCCAACCCGGAACGACGAGCTACGCCGCCGAGCTCGAGAAAACCGCGCCGCCGCGCCCGTCGTCGACGGTTCGCCTGA
- a CDS encoding UvrD-helicase domain-containing protein: protein MSTSRYRIENTASRDHLQGLNPYQREAVLTTEGPLLVLAGAGTGKTRVITTRIAHLLQRGVAPENVLAMTFTNKAAAEMKERVRALVGESARRLTVGTFHAFCLRALKAHGESVGLPRTFTIADASDQLNGIKSAMRELRYSETSMHPSAVLSRISYAKNRLESPESFRASATSDRDELVAAVWTRYQEQLARSRTVDFDDLLVRTLHLLRSDKRVRASFRKQYRYVLVDEYQDTNHPQYEIVREICSGHRNLCVVGDDDQSIYGWRGADIQKILGFHRDFKGAKIVRLELNYRSTRPILDAANAVIRNNASRHDKALQSAIGDGPPVRLTRLRDEMTEARFVVEEIVTSVRLREAKLSDFAVLFRTQTQPRAFEAEMRSAGVPYVLVGGMSFFDRKEVRDILAFLKLVVNPHDETALLRIINTPPRGVGKTAVERALAAATEAGLPVAAMLESGKVDGLSPQALDGYRKLSRALSGSALARDGADLVAGISELLEALDYRSEIRRVYPDPMTREARWAAVEEVLNFAENHIRRSKTPSLAGFLEELALSSADDASTDRQDGGDAVTLMTLHSAKGLEFPRVFLVGLEEGLLPHARSVADGGIEEERRLAYVGITRAMRSLTLSYVSERARYGKRAQTMPSRFLFEMRGKDPPEDWRPVEEAIEERQPEPPRRTRRK from the coding sequence TTGAGCACCTCCCGCTACCGCATAGAGAACACTGCGTCCCGAGACCATCTCCAGGGGCTGAATCCCTACCAGCGTGAGGCGGTTCTCACCACCGAGGGCCCCCTGCTCGTGCTCGCCGGGGCCGGCACGGGCAAAACGCGTGTCATCACGACGCGGATTGCGCATCTGCTACAGCGAGGTGTCGCCCCCGAGAACGTGCTCGCGATGACGTTCACGAACAAGGCCGCCGCAGAGATGAAAGAGCGCGTCCGGGCTCTCGTGGGTGAGAGCGCACGCCGGCTCACCGTCGGGACGTTCCACGCGTTCTGTCTACGTGCACTCAAGGCGCACGGTGAATCCGTCGGGCTGCCGCGCACTTTCACGATCGCGGATGCCTCCGACCAGTTGAACGGGATCAAGTCCGCGATGCGGGAGCTCCGATACTCGGAGACGTCGATGCATCCGTCGGCGGTTCTGTCCCGCATCTCCTACGCGAAGAACCGGCTCGAGTCACCGGAATCGTTTCGTGCGTCGGCGACGAGCGACAGGGATGAGCTCGTGGCCGCGGTCTGGACTCGCTACCAAGAGCAACTCGCGCGCTCGCGGACGGTGGACTTCGACGACCTCCTCGTCCGGACGCTCCATCTCCTGCGGTCCGACAAGAGAGTGCGCGCGTCGTTTCGCAAGCAGTACCGGTACGTCCTCGTCGACGAGTACCAGGACACCAATCACCCACAGTACGAGATCGTCCGGGAGATCTGCTCGGGCCACAGGAATCTGTGCGTCGTCGGTGACGACGATCAGTCCATTTACGGCTGGCGCGGGGCGGACATCCAGAAGATCCTCGGCTTTCATCGCGACTTCAAAGGCGCCAAGATCGTGCGCCTCGAGCTCAACTACCGCTCCACGAGACCCATCCTCGATGCGGCGAACGCCGTCATCCGGAATAACGCGTCGCGCCACGACAAAGCGCTCCAATCGGCTATCGGAGACGGGCCTCCGGTACGCCTGACGCGGCTTCGAGACGAGATGACCGAGGCGCGGTTCGTCGTCGAGGAGATCGTGACGAGCGTCCGGCTACGAGAGGCGAAGCTTTCGGACTTTGCCGTGCTCTTTCGGACTCAGACCCAGCCGCGCGCCTTCGAAGCCGAGATGCGTTCGGCCGGCGTGCCTTACGTTCTCGTGGGAGGCATGTCGTTTTTCGACCGCAAAGAGGTGCGCGACATCCTGGCATTTCTGAAGCTGGTGGTGAACCCTCACGACGAGACCGCGCTTCTCAGAATCATCAATACCCCGCCCCGCGGCGTCGGCAAGACAGCAGTCGAGCGCGCGCTCGCCGCGGCAACCGAAGCCGGATTGCCGGTCGCCGCGATGCTCGAAAGCGGCAAGGTCGACGGTTTGAGCCCGCAGGCTCTCGACGGTTATCGCAAGTTGTCGCGAGCTCTCAGCGGGTCGGCTCTCGCCCGGGACGGCGCGGATCTCGTCGCCGGAATCTCCGAGCTTCTGGAAGCACTCGACTACCGGAGCGAGATCCGTCGGGTCTACCCGGACCCCATGACGCGAGAGGCCCGTTGGGCCGCGGTCGAAGAAGTCTTGAACTTCGCCGAGAATCACATCCGCCGGTCGAAGACACCGAGCCTCGCGGGATTTCTCGAGGAGCTCGCCCTCTCGAGTGCCGACGACGCGAGCACCGACAGGCAGGACGGCGGCGACGCCGTCACGTTGATGACGCTCCACTCGGCCAAAGGCCTCGAGTTCCCTCGGGTGTTTCTCGTGGGGCTAGAGGAGGGTCTCTTGCCGCATGCGCGCTCGGTCGCGGACGGGGGCATCGAAGAGGAGCGTCGTTTGGCCTACGTCGGGATCACGCGCGCCATGCGCTCCTTGACGCTCAGCTACGTCTCGGAACGCGCAAGATACGGTAAACGTGCTCAGACGATGCCGTCACGGTTTCTCTTCGAGATGCGCGGTAAAGACCCACCCGAGGATTGGCGTCCCGTCGAGGAAGCAATCGAGGAGCGCCAGCCGGAACCACCGCGCCGCACCCGTCGCAAATAA